In Syngnathus scovelli strain Florida chromosome 16, RoL_Ssco_1.2, whole genome shotgun sequence, the genomic stretch TTCAAGGATTCaacaaaagtcttttttttttttttgtctctagtGGTAACTATTATCAAAGGGAAGGTGGAAGAGGTGGATCTGCCTGTTGATGGAGTGGATATCATCATATCTGAGTGGATGGGCTATTGCCTTTTCTACGAATCCATGCTCAATACAGTCATCTATGCTCGGGACAAATGGCTGGTATGTGTGAATTAGATTTGAACTTTTAAATAAGTTCAAGTCCATGCAGTTGTTTTCTGACCCCCCACAATCTCTTGTGTCCTAACAGAAGCAAGATGGACTCATTTTCCCAGACAGGGCAACTCTTTTCGTGACTGCCATTGAAGACAGGCAGTACAAGGACTACAAAATTCACTGTGGGTCATTATTTGTGATGACGAGTCactgtttaaaaaagaaaacaaaaactgatCTCCACGTGTGTATTTCAGGGTGGGAGAACGTATATGGATTTGATATGTCATGCATCAAGGAGGTGGCGATCAAAGAACCCCTTGTTGACGTAGTGGACCCAAAGCAGCTGGTCAGCAGCGCCTGCCTCATCAAGGTGGGTGACTGAAATCCAACCGGAAGTATTTTGCGTGCATCTTTTGGCTTATTGACTCGAACATTTTGGTGCAGGAGGTGGACATCTACACGGTGAAGGCGGACGACTTGACCTTCACCTCGCCGTTCTGTCTGCAAGTAAAGAGGAACGACTACATCCATGCACTTGTAACCTACTTCAACATCGAGTTTACCCGCTGTCACAAGAGGACCGGCTTTTCCACCAGTCAGTCTGCTTATTGCAATAGCGTCGTACAAAATATTACAGGGGATACAAACTTGTGGCTACCACGCCGTTGAACCTCGGCTTGAAGTGCCACTTTGATTAAACTTGGTTTGTCCCCCTGCAGGCCCAGAGTCCCCCTACACCCACTGGAAGCAAACTGTCTTCTACCTGGACGATTACCTGACTGTTAAGATTGGCGAAGAGATCAATGGCACTATCAGCATGAAGCCAAACGTCAAAAACAacgtgagctttttttttttttttgcaatgatgTTTGAACAAGTCCTTTGTACTGATACTTAATGTGTTTGGTCTGCAGAGAGACCTGGACTTCACTGTAGATCTGGCTTTCAAGGGCCAGCTGTGTGAAGTGTTGAAGACGTCAGAGTACAGGATGCGCTAGGGGCCTCTTGTCCCCCATTCCCTCGTATAGTGTGTCTTTAGAGGCTGACCGGGTTAAAATGCTCCCCCAGCAGCAACATTTTAacgatgatgattttttttttttttttggtgtaatATTCTTCTTTAAATATTTGctatatttaaatgtttttccacGTTTCAGGGCGAGTCAGTTGGCAGTGCGCCTCATCGTGCAGTAGTGTAAATGTTTTGTGCCCATCTTCTTGGGTGTCCCTTCTCATTCTTTGCACATGCAAGGCCCACAAACACATCCTCCCTTGATAGAACTTGGACAATTCATTGGGCCA encodes the following:
- the prmt1 gene encoding protein arginine N-methyltransferase 1 isoform X1; amino-acid sequence: MAAPAERMEVSQGDNMIKPAAEDMTSKDYYFDSYAHFGIHEEMLKDEVRTLTYRNSMFHNKHLFKDKVVLDVGSGTGILCMFAAKAGAKKVIGIECSSISDYAVKIVKANKMDDVVTIIKGKVEEVDLPVDGVDIIISEWMGYCLFYESMLNTVIYARDKWLKQDGLIFPDRATLFVTAIEDRQYKDYKIHWWENVYGFDMSCIKEVAIKEPLVDVVDPKQLVSSACLIKEVDIYTVKADDLTFTSPFCLQVKRNDYIHALVTYFNIEFTRCHKRTGFSTSPESPYTHWKQTVFYLDDYLTVKIGEEINGTISMKPNVKNNRDLDFTVDLAFKGQLCEVLKTSEYRMR
- the prmt1 gene encoding protein arginine N-methyltransferase 1 isoform X2, which produces MAAPAERMEGDNMIKPAAEDMTSKDYYFDSYAHFGIHEEMLKDEVRTLTYRNSMFHNKHLFKDKVVLDVGSGTGILCMFAAKAGAKKVIGIECSSISDYAVKIVKANKMDDVVTIIKGKVEEVDLPVDGVDIIISEWMGYCLFYESMLNTVIYARDKWLKQDGLIFPDRATLFVTAIEDRQYKDYKIHWWENVYGFDMSCIKEVAIKEPLVDVVDPKQLVSSACLIKEVDIYTVKADDLTFTSPFCLQVKRNDYIHALVTYFNIEFTRCHKRTGFSTSPESPYTHWKQTVFYLDDYLTVKIGEEINGTISMKPNVKNNRDLDFTVDLAFKGQLCEVLKTSEYRMR